The Alphaproteobacteria bacterium genome contains a region encoding:
- a CDS encoding flagellar protein FlbB, producing MRFMRDLRLIPVVALAAAALLLLKVSAIVVEGGYTLISSRAALAQGLGADAKTTDMPPPAAFDETAPGKRSETVRSWVRDIYGPPEYTGSVAPKSDAAPPKAPADKGATPEVSNTPPAEPKPSLSAGERAVLESLAQRRQELETRAREIDVRDSLLKAAEKRIEQRLQELKELEARVNGAVTKKDEEEAGKFKSLVTMYENMKAKDAAKVFDRLNMRVLIEVVNAMNPRRMSDILAQMTPEVAERLTLEIANRSGAIDKTQAPSPADLPKIEGRPSRS from the coding sequence ATGCGCTTCATGCGCGACCTGCGGCTCATTCCGGTCGTCGCACTCGCGGCGGCCGCGCTCCTTCTCCTGAAGGTCTCGGCGATCGTCGTCGAGGGCGGCTACACGTTGATCTCCTCGCGCGCGGCGCTTGCACAGGGGCTCGGCGCGGACGCGAAGACAACCGACATGCCGCCGCCGGCAGCGTTCGATGAGACGGCGCCGGGCAAGCGCAGCGAGACCGTGCGCTCGTGGGTACGCGATATCTACGGGCCGCCCGAATATACCGGCTCGGTCGCGCCGAAGTCCGATGCGGCGCCGCCCAAGGCCCCGGCCGACAAGGGCGCGACGCCCGAGGTCAGCAATACCCCGCCCGCCGAACCCAAGCCGTCGCTCTCGGCCGGCGAGCGCGCCGTTCTGGAAAGTCTTGCGCAGCGGCGCCAGGAGCTCGAGACCCGTGCGCGCGAGATCGACGTGCGCGACAGCCTGCTCAAGGCGGCGGAAAAACGCATCGAGCAGCGCTTGCAGGAGCTCAAGGAGCTCGAAGCGCGCGTCAACGGCGCGGTCACCAAGAAGGACGAGGAAGAGGCCGGGAAGTTCAAAAGCCTGGTCACGATGTACGAGAATATGAAGGCAAAGGATGCCGCCAAGGTGTTCGACCGGCTCAACATGCGGGTCCTGATCGAGGTCGTGAACGCGATGAACCCGCGCCGGATGTCCGATATTTTAGCCCAGATGACACCCGAAGTGGCCGAGCGGCTGACGCTGGAAATCGCAAACCGCTCCGGCGCGATCGACAAGACGCAGGCGCCGTCGCCCGCCGACCTGCCCAAGATCGAGGGACGGCCGAGCCGGTCTTGA